The Stomoxys calcitrans chromosome 3, idStoCalc2.1, whole genome shotgun sequence genome includes a region encoding these proteins:
- the LOC106081541 gene encoding uncharacterized protein LOC106081541, with protein MRFFITLFVCLAVALVQAQPLVEEPATTSTPLAEDSEFSQENSLDPELVESIFSQLLRRLLGLTSQEASSALSTEDSESSTDYPLGSKSVSVGLFQLLLRLFRQSAQVASDAAVVEPVGFGFSIRF; from the exons ATGCGTTTCTTCATCACATTGTTTGTCTGCTTAGCCGTGGCTTTAGTTCAGGCGCAG CCCCTTGTTGAGGAGCCAGCCACTACTTCCACTCCCTTAGCTGAGGATTCCGAGTTTTCGCAAGAGAATTCCCTTGATCCTGAATTGGTTGAAAGTATCTTTTCACAATTATTGCGCCGTCTATTGGGCCTAACATCGCAAGAAGCTTCCTCGGCTCTATCAACCGAAGACTCCGAATCATCCACTGACTATCCACTTGGATCAAAATCTGTTTCTGTTGGCTTATTTCAACTACTACTACGTCTTTTTAGGCAATCTGCTCAAGTGGCGAGTGATGCTGCGGTAGTGGAACCTGTTGGATTTGGCTTCTCCATTCGATTTTag